TAATGAATACTTTGTTTTTGAAAAAATATGATTTTATAATTAATGCAGGAATTTGTGGGTCTTTTTGTAATGAACTTGAAATTGGGAAAGTTGTTAATGTGGTTAGCGAAGTATTTTCTGATTTAGGAATTGAAGATAATAATAAATTTTATTCTTTGTTTGAAAAGGAATTAATTGATTTTAACGAAACCCCGTTTAAAAATGGTATTTTGGTGAATAATTCAGATATTTCAATGTTTAATTATTTAAAATTACCTGAAGCAAAAGGAATTACAGTCAATAAAGTACATGGAAATATAAATAGTATTGAACAAATAATTAGCAAATTCAATCCTGATACTGAATCAATGGAAGGTGGAGCTGTTTTTTTTGTATGTCTTTTAGAAAAAATACCATTTATTGAGATTCGTGCAGTTTCTAATTATGTTGAAGTTCGTGATACTAAAAAATGGAATATTCCACTTGCAGTTGAAAATTTAAATAAGTTACTTTTAGAGATATTAGAATTTTAATATTATAATTCGACAAGCGTTCGACTGAGGCTTCGATATATGCTCAGCCGAACGCTCACGCCGAAGTTTCAGCATATAAAGTAAAAAGTTGACAGTATGCAAAAATTGTCAACTGCCAACTGCCAACTGTTTATTAGTAAATTCATCTAAAGTAAATATTTCTTTCTCGCGTATTCCTTTTTTTGTTTTTTGTAATGTACAGCATTCGTTATATAAATCATGTCCGAAAAAAAGAATATAATCATTGTTAAATCCGTCATGTAAAAAATCTTCTTTTTCTTTTAAAGTGGTTAAGGGAAATAAATCGTAGCTTGATACCCATTG
This portion of the Bacteroidales bacterium genome encodes:
- the mqnB gene encoding futalosine hydrolase; the encoded protein is MKILIISATKLEIEPIISNFCYVNKLNSKLSCFRYNNIDVDVLISGVGVHYTIYNLMNTLFLKKYDFIINAGICGSFCNELEIGKVVNVVSEVFSDLGIEDNNKFYSLFEKELIDFNETPFKNGILVNNSDISMFNYLKLPEAKGITVNKVHGNINSIEQIISKFNPDTESMEGGAVFFVCLLEKIPFIEIRAVSNYVEVRDTKKWNIPLAVENLNKLLLEILEF